The Caballeronia sp. SL2Y3 genome includes a window with the following:
- a CDS encoding SDR family oxidoreductase gives MPQTTLAIVTGHTRGLGAALADALLSRDAEILAISRKRNAALAARYPGRLHEAELDLADLSALGAWLSDGALGRFLARADRVLLVNNAGMLAPVGPLADQDAGAVARAVSVNVAAPLMLAAAFAAASAQAADRRVAHISSGAARNAYPGWSIYCATKAALDHHARAVALDDNRGLRICSVAPGVVDTDMQAEIRGTALERFPLRERFDTLKREGQLATPEQSASKLVDFLLSDAFGSSPTADIRELG, from the coding sequence ATGCCACAGACCACTCTCGCGATCGTTACCGGCCACACGCGCGGCCTCGGCGCGGCGCTCGCCGACGCGCTGCTCTCGCGCGACGCCGAGATTCTCGCGATCTCGCGCAAGCGCAATGCGGCCCTTGCGGCGCGCTATCCCGGCCGGCTGCACGAAGCCGAGCTGGATCTCGCCGATCTGTCCGCGCTCGGCGCGTGGCTCTCGGACGGCGCGCTCGGCCGCTTTCTGGCGCGCGCCGATCGCGTGCTGCTCGTCAACAATGCGGGGATGCTCGCGCCGGTCGGGCCGCTCGCGGATCAGGATGCGGGTGCGGTCGCGCGCGCAGTCAGCGTGAACGTCGCGGCTCCGCTGATGCTTGCCGCTGCCTTCGCCGCCGCGAGCGCGCAGGCGGCGGACCGGCGCGTCGCCCATATTTCGAGCGGCGCGGCGCGCAACGCGTATCCCGGCTGGAGCATCTACTGCGCGACGAAGGCCGCGCTCGATCACCACGCGCGCGCGGTCGCGCTCGACGACAATCGCGGCTTGCGCATTTGCAGCGTCGCGCCGGGCGTCGTCGATACGGACATGCAAGCGGAGATTCGCGGCACCGCGCTCGAGCGCTTCCCGCTGCGGGAGCGCTTCGACACACTGAAGCGCGAGGGCCAGCTCGCGACGCCCGAGCAGTCGGCAAGCAAGCTCGTCGATTTTCTGCTGAGCGATGCCTTCGGCAGCTCGCCGACCGCCGATATCCGCGAGCTCGGCTGA